Sequence from the Ectothiorhodospira sp. BSL-9 genome:
TCGCGGCCCAACCCATTCCAAGAGTTGAACCATGCCCAGCTACCGCATTGTCCTTGTCATGATCCTCCTGATGGCCCTGCCGGGGTTCGCCCATGCCGGCTCCGATGCCCCCCGCGAACTGCGCGAGCGTATCGAGGCACTGGTGCCCAATGCCCAGGCCAGCAGCATTCGCGAAACCCCCATCCAGGGCCTGTATGAAGTGCGCTTCGGTGCGCAGGTGCTCTACATGAGCGGCGATGGCCAATACGTGCTGGAGGGGGATCTGGTGGAGCTGGACACCCGCCAGAGCCTTACCGCTTCGGCCCGTTCCGAGGGTCGGCAGGAGATCCTGGGGGGGGTCAGCGAGGCCAGCATGGTGGTATACCCCGCCGAGGGTGAGTCCCGTCACACCATTACCGTGTTCACCGATGTGGACTGCCCCTACTGCCGGCGTTTGCACGACGAGGTGGCCGAGCTCAACAAGGACGGTATTACCGTGCGTTACCTGATGTTCCCTCGCTCCGGTGAAGGCACGCCCACCTACGAGAAGATGGTGTCCATCTGGTGTTCCGATGACCGTGCTCAGGCCATGGATCGGGTCAAGGCCGGTCGCTCCATTGGTGAGAATGACTGCGAGACGCCCGTGCGTGAACACCTGCGGGCGGGTCAGATGATGGGCGTGAACGGCACACCGGCCATCCTGCTGGAAACCGGTGACATGATCCCCGGTTATCGTCCGGCGGGTGAGATTGCCCAGATGATCGAGCATGTGTCCGGCGAACGTTGATCCAGTCTACCCCTTGAAACCTGAATCTTTACCCCGAAAATAGAGGGCCACCCATCGGCCCTTCGGGCTGGGACTCACGCAAATTCAGTACAAGGCCAATTCATGAGCACTTCCGCCACCATCGTCGATATCACCCAGGAGAATTTCCACGCCCTCGTTATCGAAGGTTCGCAGCAGCGCCCGGTGCTGGTGGACTTCTGGGCGGACTGGTGTCAGCCCTGCCAGATGCTCATGCCCATCCTGGCCAAGCTGGCCGAGGAGTACGCCGGTGGTTTCTTGCTGGCCAAGGTGAACAGCGATCAGCAGCAGGACCTGGCCCTTCAGTATGGGGTGCGCAGCCTGCCCACGGTGCTGGTCTTCCGCGAGGGTGAGCCGGTGGATCAGTTCATGGGCGTGCAGCCGGAATCCACCATTCGACAGATGCTGGACAAGCATCTGCCCGGCCCCGGCTCTGAAGCGCGCGGAGCTGCCCGGGAGGCACTGGAAGCAGGCGATGCCGACACGGCCCTGGCTCATCTGGCGCTCGCCCGCGAGGCCAACCCGGAGGAAGAAGAGCTGAAGATCGATCAGGCCCGGGCACTGGTGATGCTGGGTCGCGTGGATGAGGCTGAGGCGGTGATGAAGACGGTGCCCGTGCATCTCCATCAGGAGGATGCGGGCCGCCGCGTGGACGCCCAGCTTCGGCTGGCCCGGGCCCGCGGCGACCTGGCAGAAATCCCCGCACTGGAAGAGCGCCTGGACGGGAATCCGGATGACCCCGAAGCGCTGCACCGAGTGGGCGCTGCCAGGATCCTCGATGGTGAGTATGAGTCAGGGTTGGCCATGCTCATGCAACTCATGAAAAAGCATCGCAAGTATGGCGAGGATGCCGGTCACAAGGGCCTGCTGGCGGCGTTCGAGCTGCTGGGCGCCCGGCATCCGCTGGTCAACGACTATCGCCGCAAGATGATGGCGCTGATGTTCTGAGCCGGGCGTTTTCATCCTCTGGCAGGGGGATGGCCGGGCACTGGACTTGCCACCCACGATGATGTCCCATACAGTACCCGCGCCCTGGCAGACGACGATTGCACGCGCATGAGCGCCTCATCTTCCTATACTTCATCCGATATCGAAGTCCTCTCCGGACTGGACCCGGTGCGCAAGCGCCCCGGGATGTATACCGATACCTCCCGGCCCAACCACATGGCCCAGGAGGTGATCGACAACTCCGTGGACGAGGCCATTGCGGGCCACGCCGACCGCATGGACGTGATCCTGCATGCCGACGGTTCCGTATCGGTCACCGATAATGGCCGTGGCATGCCCGTGGATCTGCATCCCAAGGAGAAACGACCCGGGGTGGAGGTGATCCTGGGCACGCTGCATGCTGGCGGCAAGTTTTCCAACAAGAGTTATCGCTTCTCGGGCGGCCTGCACGGTGTGGGCGTCTCGGTGGTGAATGCCCTGTCGGAAAAGCTGGAGGTGACCATCCGGCGTGACGGCAAGGAACACCACATGAGCTTTGCCGATGGCCACAAGGTCACCGACCTCAAGGTGGTGGGCGAGGTGGGCAAGCGCAATACCGGCACCTGTCTGCGCTTCTGGCCCAATGCCGGTTATTTCGATACCCCGAAGTTTTCCGTACCGCGTCTCAAGCACATTCTGCGAGCCAAGGCGGTGTTGTGCCCCGGGCTGGCGGTGTCCTTCTATGATGAGATCACCGGCGAGCGTTGCGACTGGTGCTACGAGGCCGGCCTCAGGGACTATCTGGTGGAATCCCTGGATGGCGCCGAACGGGTGCCTGATGAGCCCTTCATGGGCAGCATGAGTGGCGAGACCGATGCGGTGGACTGGGCCGTGGTATGGCTGCCCGAAGGCGGCGAGGGGGTGGCCGAGAGCTATGTGAACCTGATCCCCACCGCCCAGGGCGGCACTCACGTGAATGGCCTGCGTACCGGCCTGACCGACGCGGTGCGGGAATTCTGCGAATTCCGGAATCTGGTACCCCGGGGTGTGAAACTGGCCCCGGAGGATGTCTGGGAGAACGTGGCCTACATCCTCTCCTTCAAGATGCTCGACCCCCAGTTTGCCGGCCAGACCAAGGAGCGTCTGTCATCCCGCGAGGCGGCCCCGTTCATCTCCGGTGTGGTGAAGGACAGCTTCAGCCTCTGGCTCAACCAGCACCCGGGCGCCGGGGAGCGCATCGCCGAACTGGCCATCAACAGCGCCCAGAAGCGCATGCGGGCCGGCAAGAAGGTGGTTCGCAAGAAGGTCACCCAGGGCCCCACCCTGCCGGGCAAGCTGGCCGACTGCGCTGCCCAGGATCTGGGTCGCACCGAACTGTTTCTGGTGGAAGGGGACTCTGCCGGCGGCTCCGCCAAGCAGGCCCGGGACCGGGAGTTCCAGGCCATCATGCCCCTGCGGGGCAAGATCCTGAATGCCTGGGAGGTGGACCCGGACCAGATCCTGGCCTCCCAGGAGATCCACGACATCAGTGTGGCCATCGGCGTGAACCCAGGGGCCGAGGATCTCAAGGACCTGCGCTATGGCAAGATCTGCATCCTGGCGGATGCGGACTCGGATGGCCTGCATATCGCCACCCTGCTGTGCGCCCTGTTCGTGCGGCATTTCCGGCCCCTGGTGGAGCAGGGGCGGGTGTACGTGGCCATGCCGCCCCTGTTCCGGGTGGATGTGGGCAAGGAGATCTTCTATGCCCTGGATGAGGACGAGAAACAGGGCATCCTGCAGCGCATCGCGGCCGAGAAGAAGAAGGGCAAGGTGGCGGTGACGCGCTTCAAGGGGCTGGGCGAGATGAACCCGCTGCAACTGCGCGAGACCACCATGGCCCCGGACACCCGCCGCCTGGTGCAACTGACCCTGGATGCCGGCGACGATACCATGGGCCTGCTGGA
This genomic interval carries:
- the parE gene encoding DNA topoisomerase IV subunit B; this translates as MSASSSYTSSDIEVLSGLDPVRKRPGMYTDTSRPNHMAQEVIDNSVDEAIAGHADRMDVILHADGSVSVTDNGRGMPVDLHPKEKRPGVEVILGTLHAGGKFSNKSYRFSGGLHGVGVSVVNALSEKLEVTIRRDGKEHHMSFADGHKVTDLKVVGEVGKRNTGTCLRFWPNAGYFDTPKFSVPRLKHILRAKAVLCPGLAVSFYDEITGERCDWCYEAGLRDYLVESLDGAERVPDEPFMGSMSGETDAVDWAVVWLPEGGEGVAESYVNLIPTAQGGTHVNGLRTGLTDAVREFCEFRNLVPRGVKLAPEDVWENVAYILSFKMLDPQFAGQTKERLSSREAAPFISGVVKDSFSLWLNQHPGAGERIAELAINSAQKRMRAGKKVVRKKVTQGPTLPGKLADCAAQDLGRTELFLVEGDSAGGSAKQARDREFQAIMPLRGKILNAWEVDPDQILASQEIHDISVAIGVNPGAEDLKDLRYGKICILADADSDGLHIATLLCALFVRHFRPLVEQGRVYVAMPPLFRVDVGKEIFYALDEDEKQGILQRIAAEKKKGKVAVTRFKGLGEMNPLQLRETTMAPDTRRLVQLTLDAGDDTMGLLDMLLAKKRASDRRGWLESKGHLAEVD
- a CDS encoding DsbC family protein; translation: MPSYRIVLVMILLMALPGFAHAGSDAPRELRERIEALVPNAQASSIRETPIQGLYEVRFGAQVLYMSGDGQYVLEGDLVELDTRQSLTASARSEGRQEILGGVSEASMVVYPAEGESRHTITVFTDVDCPYCRRLHDEVAELNKDGITVRYLMFPRSGEGTPTYEKMVSIWCSDDRAQAMDRVKAGRSIGENDCETPVREHLRAGQMMGVNGTPAILLETGDMIPGYRPAGEIAQMIEHVSGER
- the trxA gene encoding thioredoxin; its protein translation is MSTSATIVDITQENFHALVIEGSQQRPVLVDFWADWCQPCQMLMPILAKLAEEYAGGFLLAKVNSDQQQDLALQYGVRSLPTVLVFREGEPVDQFMGVQPESTIRQMLDKHLPGPGSEARGAAREALEAGDADTALAHLALAREANPEEEELKIDQARALVMLGRVDEAEAVMKTVPVHLHQEDAGRRVDAQLRLARARGDLAEIPALEERLDGNPDDPEALHRVGAARILDGEYESGLAMLMQLMKKHRKYGEDAGHKGLLAAFELLGARHPLVNDYRRKMMALMF